The Bacteroides ovatus genomic interval CTTGGCCGTAGTAGCTATCATCAAAAATAGGAGGTACGGCAAAAACAGAATCCATCATGGTGATAAACATCTCTTTTCCACCCATCAAGTCAATCAATCCTTGAGGATCGTGGAATACAGACCAAGTATAGTGCCAGCTATTTCCTTCCGTAAAGGCGTCCCCCCATTTCAGCGGAGAGAAAGGAGATTGGAATGTACCATCTTCGTTGCGTCCACGCATTAACTTAGATTCCTTATCGAAAAGATTCTTGTAGTTCATGGCACGTTTTGCGAAAAGATTAATCTCTTTTTTCGGACGTTTAAGTTCCTTTGCCAGTTGGTAGATACACCAGTCATTGTATGCATATTCCAACGTGCGTGCGGCGTTCTCATTGATTTTTACATCATAAGGCACGTAACCCAGTCTATTGTAATATTCATATCCCAAACGTCCTGTTGATGATACTTGTGGATGTACATTCTCCGTTCCGTGAATCAGCCCTTCATACAATGTTTTTATATCGTCCACTTTCACTCCTTTCATGTAAGCATCCACTAAGACAGAAGCAGAATTGTTACCAACCATACAGCCTCTGTGCCCCGGACTTGCCCATTCCGGGAAGAAACCGCTCTCTTTATATGTATTGATCAGACCTTCCTGCATTTCCTTGTTGACTGACGGGTACATTAGGTTCAATAACGGGAATAGGCAACGGAAAGTATCCCAAAAGCCTGTGTCGGTATACATATATCCCGGTAATACTTGCCCATTATAAGGACTGTAATGAACCGGTTGTCCGGCAGCATCCAGTTCGTAGAATTTGCGTGGGAAGAGCAATGAACGATATAAACAAGAATAGAATGTGCGATATTGATCGAGATTGCCTCCTTCTACTTCTATTTTGCCTAACACTTGGTTCCACGCTTCTTTTCCTTTCTTGGCTAGCTGTTCAATATTATCTTTGCCCAACTCTTTCATATTCAAAGCTGCCTGTTCAAAACTGATGAAAGAAGAAGCAATCCTTGCATGTACTTGTTCGCCTTTATGTGTTTGGAAACCAATAATGGCTCCGGCATGCTCTGTTGTCTGTTCGGTAACATTTTCCTGCAGATTGCCATTGGCTACCGTAGCTTTATAAGTGAAAGGCTTGTCGAATTCAATAATAAAGTAATTTTTAAAGTTTTCGGGAACTCCACCGCTGTTGCGAGTTGTATAACCGATAATCTTGTTTTCTTCCGGAATAACCTTAATATACGATCCCTTATCAAAGGCATCCACTACAACATACGAATGATCGTTTTCCGGAAAAGTGAAACGGAAAAGAACGGCACGCTCGGTTGGAGCCATTTCTGTCACTACATCATGCTCTGCAAGATATACTTTATAATAATAAGGAGTGGCAGTTTCTCCTTTGTGGGCAAACCAACTGGCACGCTTTTCTTCATTGAATTCCGGTTTGCCTACTATAGGCATAATAGAGAATTGTCCG includes:
- a CDS encoding GH92 family glycosyl hydrolase, whose protein sequence is MKKYLLLVCALSCIVFAKAKDWTQYVNPLMGSQSSFELSTGNTYPAIARPWGMNFWTPQTGKMGDGWQYTYTANKIRGFKQTHQPSPWINDYGQFSIMPIVGKPEFNEEKRASWFAHKGETATPYYYKVYLAEHDVVTEMAPTERAVLFRFTFPENDHSYVVVDAFDKGSYIKVIPEENKIIGYTTRNSGGVPENFKNYFIIEFDKPFTYKATVANGNLQENVTEQTTEHAGAIIGFQTHKGEQVHARIASSFISFEQAALNMKELGKDNIEQLAKKGKEAWNQVLGKIEVEGGNLDQYRTFYSCLYRSLLFPRKFYELDAAGQPVHYSPYNGQVLPGYMYTDTGFWDTFRCLFPLLNLMYPSVNKEMQEGLINTYKESGFFPEWASPGHRGCMVGNNSASVLVDAYMKGVKVDDIKTLYEGLIHGTENVHPQVSSTGRLGYEYYNRLGYVPYDVKINENAARTLEYAYNDWCIYQLAKELKRPKKEINLFAKRAMNYKNLFDKESKLMRGRNEDGTFQSPFSPLKWGDAFTEGNSWHYTWSVFHDPQGLIDLMGGKEMFITMMDSVFAVPPIFDDSYYGQVIHEIREMTVMNMGNYAHGNQPIQHMIYLYDYAGQPWKAQYWLRQVMDRMYSPTPDGYCGDEDNGQTSAWYVFSALGFYPVCPGTDEYIIGAPLFKKATLHFENGNSLVIDAPNNSKKNFYVNSMNVNGADYTKNYLRHENLLKGGTISVEMSNQPNQNRGTKEEDMPYSFSKQQ